In Candidatus Hydrogenedentota bacterium, the genomic window CTCCGGATAGACCGAGGGGCCGTCGAAGATGTGCTGCTGGCTCAGTTCGCCGAAGACATTGAAGATCAGGCGGGTGGGGTACTTGTTGCCCTTGCTCTCGTTGGCGAACATGGTGAGGGCCAGTCCCATCTGCTTCAGATTGTTCTGGCACGATGCGCGTCGCGCCGCTTCCCGGGCGCGTGACAGCGCCGGCAGCAGCAGGGCTGCGAGGATGCCGATGATCGCGATAACGACCAGCAATTCGATGAGTGTAAATCCCTTGCGTGACATGATGCTCTATGGACTCCTGTGTTATCCTGAGACGTCCGGGGCCGCCACTCCCCTTGCGTTTTGTCAAGTGTTAACCGACATTAACACGACAATGGCCAGGCTGTCAACTATGAATTGAATGTATTTTCATATTTGAGTGTCCCCAACACCGGCGCCAGAGGAACATCATGACCGAATCGATCCAATTTTCTGTTTTTATCGCCACCAGCCTCGATGGATTCATCGCGCGGACCGACGGGAGCCTGGACTGGCTGCCTGTGCCTGATGCCGACGGCCCCGAGGACTATGGCTATCACGCCTTCATGGATTCCGTCGACTGCCTGGTCATGGGGCGCAAGTCCTTTGAAACGGTGCAGGGTTTTACGCCGTGGCCTTACGAGGGGAAACGGGTAATCGTACTGAGCAGGACGATGGATGGGATTCCGACGGGATTCGAGGACCGGGCGGAACTGTTTAAGGGCACTACGGAGTCGCTCGTGGCTCAACTAGAATCGGAGGGTGTGCGCCGGGTGTATCTGGATGGGGGCGAGACGATTCAGAGCTTTCTGCGG contains:
- a CDS encoding dihydrofolate reductase, translating into MTESIQFSVFIATSLDGFIARTDGSLDWLPVPDADGPEDYGYHAFMDSVDCLVMGRKSFETVQGFTPWPYEGKRVIVLSRTMDGIPTGFEDRAELFKGTTESLVAQLESEGVRRVYLDGGETIQSFLRAGLVSDILITTIPVLIGQGRPLFGPLANDIALEHLRTTSYPNGFVQSVYSVER